From one Caldithrix abyssi DSM 13497 genomic stretch:
- a CDS encoding M28 family peptidase: MKRVLFFFVLFALHTTLVAQFNDQRAFQYLVKQVAFGPRNPNSEGHQKCLEFLHQEFKQFADTVILQPFEWYDAYHKKTLKLTNVIARFQPQNERRIFLAAHWDTRPRADMDTEENKNTPIPGANDGASGVAVLLEIARVLQMQPPTNIGVDLVLFDGEDYGRQGHLEEYFLGSRYFAKHYHRLNFSHEFGILIDMIGDAQLNLKREGYSVKYLPWLVDRVWKTAQNMGYYEFSDQFLGYVDDDHVPLLEAGIPCINIIDFDYPYWHTLEDTPDKCSPQSLGIIGRVLLEVIYEQ, encoded by the coding sequence ATGAAGAGAGTCCTTTTCTTTTTTGTTTTGTTTGCCTTGCATACGACGCTTGTGGCACAGTTTAACGATCAACGGGCGTTTCAGTATCTGGTAAAACAGGTGGCGTTTGGGCCGCGCAATCCCAATAGCGAGGGACATCAAAAGTGTCTGGAATTTTTACATCAGGAGTTTAAGCAATTTGCCGATACGGTCATTTTGCAACCCTTTGAATGGTACGACGCCTATCACAAAAAAACGCTCAAACTGACCAATGTCATCGCCCGTTTTCAGCCGCAAAATGAAAGACGGATTTTTCTGGCCGCTCACTGGGATACGCGCCCCAGGGCTGATATGGATACGGAAGAGAATAAAAATACGCCCATTCCGGGGGCTAACGACGGAGCCAGCGGCGTGGCTGTTTTGCTGGAAATCGCTCGTGTTTTGCAAATGCAACCGCCAACCAATATTGGCGTCGATCTTGTTTTGTTCGACGGCGAAGACTACGGCCGGCAGGGACATCTGGAGGAGTACTTTTTAGGCTCCCGCTATTTTGCCAAGCATTATCACCGCTTGAATTTTTCGCATGAATTCGGCATTTTAATCGACATGATCGGCGATGCGCAATTGAACCTTAAACGCGAAGGGTATTCGGTGAAATATTTGCCCTGGCTGGTTGATCGCGTCTGGAAAACGGCGCAAAATATGGGCTATTACGAGTTTTCGGATCAATTTCTGGGCTATGTGGACGACGACCATGTGCCCTTGCTGGAGGCGGGCATCCCCTGCATTAATATTATTGATTTCGATTATCCTTACTGGCATACGCTGGAGGACACGCCAGACAAATGCAGTCCGCAGAGCCTGGGTATCATCGGACGTGTTTTACTGGAAGTTATTTATGAGCAATAA
- the sprA gene encoding cell surface protein SprA, whose amino-acid sequence MFEPSVEGLARLKYDSTLFVKKPRVLRRQVTMDSTARFVAFREAIDGTDIFLPAVVDLETYIKLRLKYDTQKLWRQALTYKFGQQTESGFGAIKLDIPLHIKSKTFTRIFGSDRIGLKVTGNISFDLSGRSEKRSGSAISALENQNTFSPRFKQTQQFTVEGKIGEKVTVSVEQNSEATVDIENTLKLRYDGDEDEIVQSIEAGNISLSLPATKYVIFGGSNKGLFGLKSKIQVGNLYMTTIASLEKGQQQELTISGSAKESSTTIRDYEFIKNRYFFIDNFYRDHFEDGLKDDPQTFSFVAGTEVLQLEVWVSTSYADDGVRRGVATIDPWAYLDADLKYQNIDLDTVATDERTKQTGYFRQLIEGKDFYYDKYRGFFWLNQGVENNQILAVAYATANAFSDPNVPTVGTMSETLQDTSQAVILKMIKPRQIQPSYEETWPLMMRNVYFLGGTNIEKSGFELRIENNVNGTHQIYPEGSDRTYLNLLELDLLDENGNRVEGGDEKVDYNPYIIDFKNGILIFPSLQPFNPEPGSRFAGRLPEKDLVDMYRLNNSNSSEFVKRSKFEIIVTSKSTKSTFDLGFYVLEGSEVVTLGGRTLTRDKDYIIDYFTGQLTLLSPEAKRSSSNIEIKYERANLFQLDKKTIFGTRLEYRFWEKSFIGFTALYMNKSTLDQRVRVGQEPFRNFVWDINASFDFKPRIITRLLDKLPIVETNAESRIKVEGEFAQVLPNPNTLNNKGTGDDNGVAYIDDFEASKRTTTLGIRYRTWTMASVPSVIPTLNETPIEALGPQERRSEIFARDRARAHIVWFNPYRQVPIKDIWPNRDVNAQTGQTTNVLGIDIWREKGSDPDSAWAGIMRSTASFANQEKTKYIELWILGNQGTVHIDIGQISEDWYIRGKNWRGEDSYGNLNTEDKNTNGLLEEDEDVGLDGIPNGQPGDDPNDDWHEVQLNAWNRYDGVLYDGINGTEGNSQAREARYPDTEDLDGDGDVSTVNSYFEYSFSLDGSDENSQKWLVGSTEKGWRQFRIPIKDYTRAVNNPDTTFQQILNVRLWFSDIPEEERTRILIATFDFVGNEWEETGIARDEKSDFVLNDSLFSLAVYNTEENVEEIPGGPEPYHSPPGVTGVRDRITRALSKEQSLVMRFFGLQPGEIAEARKQLYQRMSLVDYKKLKMFVHGDRMLPADPPEYNQEGIPLSDPSPIRFYLRFGSDDKNYYEYGQDVYAHWHPDNNIEIDLDELAAIKSDEAYNVGTVDSLVYLRKLPGRVEAYYKAVGKPSLNTIRYFIIGVKHRGDEPGRSNEPFVGEIWLDEMRLSDVRKVKATAMRLLTSMKFADVFNFNAQWESKDADFHNVSKQFGSGNTDERQNYSAKLFLHKFLPDFLDLSIPIDARASFSRSIPKYVTNTDQLTHYQNDTFTKKLKSLFGLRKLPEEMETITTKSEVYGIGTTIKKRSKSKFWLLRYTLDGITFDVDYSKKKSSNWETAFNRSELFKESFVYSAPLGRNKGIEPFKFLKKVPLLKRLSSQKFYYMPSQLSFNVSITDNKKELLRRSNPKLSVTKNINTTRSFRLGYKMLNSLDFSFSRNYTSDADVKGYTHKKLINRIFSKGDFGLDTNIRQQFQGNYKPTLFKWLKPSFSFSSNFNYQLIMPNEYKNASNSINKRLDLTFNPGEFIKTIYNPRKKQPAQRSGSRRRRSIRRPKQQDQKQTEKKEEKKKTFSFPNPLMWVYNTIASWSNIRTSISQDERVQHRYLADMPSWEYQFGFTRSPGIPQDSTLNVNLVGPVESKTLSIRTSTSFKILNNVRASLKHDMRSQESRSDYGKAGSGSKTTSYFFLGDDPKANFRGLASINAFIPDWNVQISGLEKMFFFPKFARSISITHAHNSKYTENLTLKLGGGLLPTTQTFTNAWQPLVGVNISTKWGVTGTIRYTSTTNYSYSTSGGATKSAQTNFNLSFSYSRTQGFRLPIWPFNNKKFKNEINFNLTFDASSSKTFQRQFGEDKFIEKQSNSNWKLRPAATYRFSSRVQGSLFYETGVSKNKISGKYSYNEFGITVNIAIRD is encoded by the coding sequence TTGTTTGAACCGAGCGTGGAGGGACTTGCCCGGTTAAAATACGATTCCACCTTATTTGTAAAAAAGCCAAGGGTTTTGCGGCGGCAGGTTACGATGGATTCCACCGCGCGTTTTGTCGCCTTTCGCGAAGCTATAGACGGCACCGATATCTTTTTGCCTGCCGTGGTTGACCTGGAAACTTACATTAAATTGCGTTTGAAATATGACACGCAAAAATTGTGGCGTCAAGCGCTCACTTACAAATTTGGGCAACAAACGGAAAGCGGTTTTGGCGCCATCAAATTAGATATTCCTTTGCACATCAAAAGTAAAACCTTTACGCGCATCTTCGGATCGGATCGCATCGGGCTCAAAGTAACCGGTAATATCTCTTTCGACCTTTCCGGGCGCAGCGAAAAACGTTCCGGTTCGGCTATTTCTGCGCTGGAAAACCAGAACACCTTTAGCCCGCGTTTTAAACAGACGCAGCAATTTACGGTGGAAGGTAAAATCGGCGAAAAAGTAACCGTTTCCGTTGAACAAAACAGCGAGGCGACGGTAGATATCGAAAATACGCTCAAATTGCGCTATGACGGCGACGAAGATGAAATTGTGCAAAGCATTGAAGCGGGAAACATCTCCTTAAGTCTGCCGGCAACCAAATACGTTATTTTTGGCGGTTCAAATAAAGGCTTGTTTGGGTTGAAGTCTAAAATACAGGTGGGCAACCTGTACATGACCACCATTGCTTCGCTGGAAAAAGGACAGCAACAGGAATTGACCATTAGCGGCAGCGCTAAAGAATCCAGTACCACCATTCGCGATTACGAGTTTATTAAAAATCGTTACTTTTTTATTGATAATTTTTATCGGGATCACTTCGAAGACGGATTGAAAGACGATCCGCAAACCTTCTCTTTTGTGGCGGGTACGGAAGTTCTGCAATTGGAGGTATGGGTTTCTACCAGCTATGCCGATGATGGCGTGCGGCGCGGCGTGGCAACCATTGATCCCTGGGCCTACCTGGATGCCGATCTGAAATATCAGAACATCGATCTGGATACCGTGGCCACCGATGAACGCACCAAGCAAACCGGCTATTTTAGACAGCTAATAGAGGGCAAAGATTTTTATTACGATAAATATCGCGGTTTTTTCTGGTTGAACCAGGGCGTTGAAAATAACCAGATTTTAGCGGTGGCCTATGCCACGGCCAATGCTTTCAGCGATCCCAATGTGCCCACCGTGGGCACCATGAGCGAGACCCTGCAGGATACCAGCCAGGCGGTGATTTTGAAAATGATTAAGCCGCGTCAAATTCAGCCCTCTTACGAAGAGACCTGGCCGCTGATGATGCGCAATGTGTACTTTTTGGGCGGCACCAACATCGAAAAGAGCGGTTTTGAGCTGCGCATCGAAAACAACGTAAACGGCACGCACCAGATTTATCCCGAAGGCAGTGACAGAACCTACCTGAATTTACTGGAGCTTGATTTACTGGATGAAAACGGCAATCGCGTGGAAGGGGGCGATGAAAAGGTTGACTACAACCCGTACATCATCGACTTTAAAAACGGTATTTTAATTTTCCCCTCTTTGCAGCCTTTCAATCCAGAACCGGGTAGCCGTTTTGCCGGCCGACTGCCGGAAAAAGACCTGGTCGATATGTACAGATTGAACAATTCCAACAGCTCGGAATTTGTTAAGCGCAGTAAATTTGAAATTATCGTAACTTCCAAAAGCACCAAATCAACCTTTGATCTGGGATTTTATGTTTTAGAAGGCAGCGAAGTGGTTACCCTGGGCGGGCGCACCCTTACGCGCGATAAAGATTACATTATCGATTATTTTACGGGGCAGTTAACGCTGCTCTCTCCAGAGGCCAAGCGCAGCAGCTCAAATATTGAGATTAAATATGAACGGGCCAATTTGTTCCAGCTGGATAAAAAAACCATCTTCGGAACGCGGCTGGAATATCGCTTCTGGGAAAAATCGTTCATTGGCTTTACGGCGCTTTACATGAATAAAAGCACGCTGGATCAGCGTGTGCGCGTGGGGCAGGAACCCTTCCGCAATTTCGTGTGGGATATCAATGCTTCGTTTGATTTTAAGCCGAGAATTATTACGCGGCTGCTTGATAAGTTGCCCATTGTTGAAACGAACGCCGAATCCAGAATAAAGGTCGAAGGCGAATTCGCCCAGGTGTTGCCCAATCCGAACACATTAAATAACAAAGGTACGGGCGACGACAACGGCGTGGCCTATATCGACGATTTTGAAGCCAGCAAACGCACCACCACCCTGGGCATCCGCTACCGCACCTGGACCATGGCCAGCGTGCCTTCGGTTATTCCTACTTTAAACGAAACGCCCATCGAAGCGCTTGGTCCTCAGGAGCGGAGATCGGAAATTTTTGCCCGCGACCGGGCGCGCGCCCACATCGTGTGGTTTAATCCCTATCGGCAGGTGCCTATTAAAGACATCTGGCCTAACCGCGACGTGAATGCGCAAACAGGACAGACCACCAACGTGCTGGGCATTGATATCTGGCGCGAAAAAGGCAGCGATCCGGACAGCGCCTGGGCCGGAATCATGCGTTCCACGGCCTCTTTTGCCAACCAGGAAAAAACCAAATACATCGAACTGTGGATATTAGGAAACCAGGGCACCGTGCACATCGATATCGGTCAAATTTCGGAAGACTGGTACATCCGCGGTAAAAACTGGCGCGGCGAAGATAGTTACGGCAACCTGAACACCGAAGATAAAAACACCAACGGCCTTTTGGAAGAAGATGAAGACGTGGGCCTGGACGGCATCCCCAACGGGCAACCGGGAGACGATCCCAACGACGACTGGCATGAAGTGCAGTTAAACGCCTGGAACCGTTACGACGGCGTGCTGTACGACGGCATTAACGGAACGGAAGGCAACAGTCAGGCGCGGGAAGCACGCTACCCGGATACCGAAGACCTGGACGGCGACGGCGACGTTTCTACCGTTAATTCCTATTTTGAATACAGCTTTTCTCTGGACGGCAGCGACGAAAATTCGCAAAAATGGCTGGTCGGCTCCACCGAAAAAGGCTGGCGACAGTTCAGAATTCCTATCAAAGATTACACGCGGGCGGTCAATAATCCGGACACCACATTCCAGCAAATCCTCAACGTGCGTTTGTGGTTTAGCGATATTCCGGAAGAAGAACGTACGCGTATTTTAATCGCCACCTTTGATTTTGTGGGCAATGAGTGGGAAGAAACCGGCATTGCGCGCGACGAAAAATCTGACTTTGTTCTCAATGACTCGCTCTTTTCGCTGGCCGTTTACAACACCGAAGAGAACGTGGAAGAGATTCCCGGCGGGCCGGAACCTTACCATTCGCCGCCCGGCGTTACCGGCGTGCGCGACCGCATTACGCGCGCCCTTTCCAAGGAACAGTCCCTGGTAATGCGCTTCTTTGGCCTGCAACCGGGAGAAATTGCCGAAGCGCGTAAACAGCTCTATCAAAGAATGAGCCTGGTCGATTACAAAAAATTAAAAATGTTTGTGCACGGCGACCGCATGTTGCCCGCCGATCCGCCGGAATACAATCAAGAGGGCATCCCACTTTCTGATCCGTCGCCCATTCGCTTTTATTTGCGCTTTGGCTCGGATGATAAGAATTATTATGAATACGGACAGGATGTGTACGCCCACTGGCATCCGGACAATAACATAGAAATCGATCTGGACGAGCTGGCCGCCATTAAGTCTGACGAAGCTTATAACGTCGGTACGGTCGACAGTCTGGTCTATCTTCGTAAGTTGCCGGGCCGCGTGGAGGCCTATTACAAGGCGGTGGGCAAGCCCAGCTTAAACACCATCCGCTATTTTATTATCGGCGTTAAACACCGCGGCGATGAACCCGGACGCAGCAATGAACCGTTTGTCGGCGAGATCTGGTTAGACGAAATGCGTCTTTCGGATGTGCGAAAGGTAAAGGCCACGGCCATGCGTCTTTTAACCAGCATGAAGTTTGCCGACGTTTTTAACTTTAACGCTCAGTGGGAAAGCAAAGACGCCGATTTCCACAATGTCAGCAAACAATTCGGCAGCGGCAATACCGACGAACGACAAAACTATTCGGCCAAACTCTTTTTGCACAAATTTTTGCCGGATTTTCTGGATCTGTCCATTCCCATTGACGCCCGGGCTTCGTTTAGCCGCAGCATCCCCAAATACGTAACCAATACGGATCAACTTACCCATTATCAGAACGACACCTTCACCAAAAAGTTGAAGTCGCTCTTTGGGTTACGAAAACTGCCCGAGGAGATGGAAACCATTACCACCAAAAGCGAAGTGTACGGAATCGGAACCACCATTAAAAAACGTTCCAAGTCTAAATTCTGGCTGCTGCGCTACACGCTCGACGGCATCACCTTTGACGTGGACTATTCAAAGAAAAAGAGCAGCAACTGGGAAACCGCCTTTAACCGATCGGAATTGTTTAAAGAATCGTTTGTCTATTCCGCGCCTCTGGGACGCAATAAGGGCATAGAGCCGTTTAAATTTCTGAAAAAAGTGCCGCTATTAAAGAGACTCAGTTCGCAAAAATTCTATTACATGCCCTCGCAGCTCAGTTTTAACGTGAGCATTACTGACAATAAAAAAGAACTACTGCGGCGCAGCAACCCCAAGCTTAGCGTTACAAAAAATATCAATACGACGCGCTCCTTTCGGCTGGGGTACAAAATGCTGAATAGCCTTGATTTTAGCTTTTCGAGAAATTACACTTCCGATGCGGACGTGAAAGGATACACGCACAAAAAATTGATAAACAGAATATTTTCTAAGGGCGATTTTGGGCTGGACACCAACATTCGTCAGCAATTTCAGGGAAATTACAAACCCACCCTGTTCAAATGGTTGAAACCCAGTTTTAGCTTTAGCAGCAATTTTAATTATCAATTAATCATGCCCAACGAGTACAAAAACGCATCCAATTCCATTAACAAGCGGCTGGATTTAACCTTTAATCCGGGAGAGTTCATCAAAACGATTTACAATCCCCGAAAAAAACAACCGGCTCAAAGAAGCGGCAGCCGTCGCCGGCGTTCTATCAGAAGACCCAAACAACAGGATCAGAAGCAAACGGAGAAAAAGGAGGAGAAAAAGAAAACCTTCTCCTTCCCCAATCCTCTGATGTGGGTGTACAATACCATTGCCAGCTGGAGCAATATCCGAACCAGTATTTCGCAGGACGAACGCGTTCAGCACCGCTATCTGGCGGACATGCCGAGCTGGGAATACCAGTTTGGCTTTACCAGAAGTCCGGGCATTCCGCAGGATTCGACTTTAAATGTGAACCTGGTTGGGCCGGTGGAAAGCAAAACCCTGTCCATTCGCACTTCAACCAGTTTTAAAATTTTGAATAATGTCAGAGCCTCATTAAAACACGATATGCGTTCTCAGGAAAGCCGTTCGGATTATGGTAAGGCGGGTTCGGGCAGCAAAACGACTTCTTACTTCTTTTTAGGCGATGATCCCAAGGCTAATTTCCGCGGACTGGCCAGCATTAACGCCTTCATTCCCGATTGGAACGTGCAAATCAGCGGCCTGGAAAAGATGTTCTTCTTCCCCAAATTTGCGCGCTCCATCAGCATCACCCATGCGCATAACAGTAAGTACACGGAAAACCTGACGCTGAAATTGGGCGGCGGATTGTTGCCCACCACGCAAACCTTTACCAATGCCTGGCAGCCGTTAGTGGGCGTTAATATTTCCACTAAATGGGGAGTCACCGGCACCATTCGTTACACAAGCACCACCAACTATTCGTATTCCACCAGCGGCGGCGCAACCAAATCGGCGCAGACCAATTTTAACCTGTCGTTCAGCTATTCGCGGACACAGGGCTTTCGTCTTCCGATATGGCCGTTTAACAACAAAAAGTTTAAAAACGAGATCAATTTTAATTTGACTTTTGACGCTTCTTCCAGTAAAACATTTCAGCGGCAATTTGGCGAAGATAAGTTTATCGAAAAACAGAGCAACAGCAACTGGAAACTGCGTCCCGCGGCCACCTATCGGTTTAGCTCGCGCGTTCAGGGAAGTCTGTTCTACGAAACGGGCGTTTCCAAAAATAAAATTTCCGGTAAATACTCTTACAATGAGTTTGGTATTACCGTCAATATTGCCATCAGAGATTAA
- a CDS encoding response regulator translates to MKRILVVDDDINYSNSLKNILNMKNFEVDVIANPFVVEKYLENNRPDCILLDFKMPGLNGIELLQRIKKRLPEIPIIVISAVELKYMKVNPLQVGASTYIEKPFELNELLEAILSVTQQKLNH, encoded by the coding sequence ATGAAACGCATTTTGGTGGTCGATGATGACATCAATTATTCGAATTCTTTAAAAAATATTCTGAACATGAAAAACTTTGAAGTGGATGTCATCGCAAACCCTTTTGTAGTGGAAAAATATTTAGAAAACAATCGGCCTGATTGCATTTTATTGGATTTTAAAATGCCGGGGTTAAACGGCATCGAATTACTGCAAAGGATCAAAAAACGACTGCCGGAGATTCCCATCATTGTCATCAGCGCGGTGGAGCTAAAATACATGAAGGTGAATCCCCTGCAGGTTGGGGCCAGCACCTATATTGAAAAGCCCTTTGAACTGAACGAACTGTTAGAGGCCATTTTAAGCGTTACGCAACAAAAGCTCAATCATTAA
- a CDS encoding damage-control phosphatase ARMT1 family protein, protein MRTHFSCIPCILRQTIETVELVTDKPEIKEKVVNKVLNYLTTIDYNVPPPVIGKEVYRIIHQVTGNHDPYHELKIKYNSLGLAYYDDLLKIVFRNPEPVLMAAKLAVAGNVIDFGAQVKEIDIQKTIHTVEDLYFEINDFERFIEDLKQSRKILYLADNAGEIVFDRLFIEILQRYYPELGLEFTVAVRGAPIINDATREDALMVGMDKIARIVDSGDDTPAMVLDQASDELKQAFEQADMVISKGMGNYETLDERHELIYYLLRVKCPVVSKIINAKEGSLVFKRNEDFND, encoded by the coding sequence ATGAGAACGCATTTTAGTTGTATTCCATGTATTTTGCGCCAGACGATTGAAACGGTGGAGCTGGTTACAGATAAGCCGGAGATAAAAGAAAAGGTCGTCAATAAAGTGCTTAACTATTTAACCACCATAGATTACAACGTACCGCCGCCGGTGATCGGCAAGGAAGTTTACCGCATCATTCATCAAGTAACAGGAAATCATGATCCCTATCATGAGTTGAAAATCAAATACAATTCACTGGGCCTTGCATATTACGATGATCTGTTAAAGATCGTTTTCAGGAATCCGGAACCGGTATTAATGGCCGCAAAGCTGGCCGTGGCCGGTAATGTGATCGACTTTGGCGCGCAAGTTAAAGAAATTGACATTCAAAAAACGATTCATACGGTAGAAGACCTCTATTTTGAAATCAATGACTTTGAGCGTTTTATTGAAGATCTGAAGCAATCAAGAAAAATTTTGTACCTGGCTGATAATGCCGGCGAAATTGTTTTTGATCGGTTGTTTATTGAAATTTTACAGCGCTACTATCCCGAGCTGGGCCTGGAGTTCACGGTAGCCGTACGCGGGGCCCCGATTATTAATGACGCTACGCGGGAGGACGCCCTGATGGTGGGCATGGATAAAATTGCCAGGATTGTCGATTCCGGCGACGACACGCCGGCCATGGTGCTTGATCAGGCCTCCGATGAGCTGAAGCAGGCCTTTGAACAGGCCGATATGGTTATCTCCAAAGGGATGGGAAACTACGAAACCCTGGATGAGCGGCACGAGTTGATTTATTATCTGTTGCGCGTCAAGTGCCCTGTGGTCAGCAAGATCATTAACGCCAAAGAGGGCAGTCTGGTTTTTAAACGGAATGAAGATTTTAATGATTGA
- a CDS encoding inorganic pyrophosphatase, translating into MQKNNEPVLSLMGLLFRAHPWHGVDVGDDAPEIVNAYIEMTPTDTVKYELDKQSGLLKVDRPQRFSSMPPMLYGFIPRTYSGERSAEYCNKKTGRTDIIGDGDPLDICVLTERPITKSNILVPAVVIGGIRMIDNNEADDKLVAYLRNDIIFQKWEDITDVPGELIERLKHYFLTYKDIPGSKRHRTEITGIYHKEEAFEVIRRGRKDYETKFAGIEEAINAAFKK; encoded by the coding sequence ATGCAAAAAAATAATGAACCAGTGCTGTCGTTGATGGGCTTGCTTTTCAGAGCGCATCCCTGGCATGGGGTGGATGTGGGGGATGATGCGCCGGAAATTGTAAACGCCTATATCGAAATGACGCCCACCGATACAGTAAAATACGAACTGGACAAGCAATCGGGGCTTTTAAAAGTGGATCGCCCACAGCGTTTTTCATCCATGCCGCCCATGTTGTATGGCTTTATTCCGCGCACCTATTCCGGCGAACGTTCGGCCGAATACTGCAATAAAAAAACCGGCCGAACCGATATCATTGGCGATGGCGATCCGCTGGATATTTGCGTGTTGACCGAACGCCCAATTACCAAAAGTAATATTCTGGTGCCGGCGGTGGTTATTGGCGGCATTCGCATGATCGATAACAACGAGGCAGATGATAAATTGGTGGCCTACCTGCGCAATGATATCATCTTTCAAAAATGGGAAGATATTACCGACGTGCCGGGCGAATTAATCGAACGGTTAAAACATTATTTTTTAACCTACAAAGATATTCCCGGCAGCAAACGGCACCGCACGGAAATAACCGGCATTTACCACAAAGAAGAGGCCTTTGAAGTAATTCGACGCGGACGTAAGGATTACGAGACCAAATTTGCCGGGATTGAGGAAGCAATCAACGCCGCATTTAAAAAATAA
- a CDS encoding SIR2 family NAD-dependent protein deacylase: MTQSKTGLNHSTDNLLDQTAALIADSRCLVAFTGAGISVESGIPPFRGQGGLWNKVDPCLLEIGYFEKNPLQSWRLIKQLFYQTLKKAKPNAAHHGLARLEKAGYLKTIITQNIDYLHQQAGSARVLEYHGTYKYLKCLQCGYRTEAKESMLVELPPLCPRCRGVLKPDFVFFGEAIPQKVAMESEKEARKADLMLIIGSTGEVYPAAMIPETAFHHGSKIVEINIEPSNYTHSITHIFLRGRATEIVSKIIERLKI; encoded by the coding sequence ATGACCCAAAGCAAAACCGGTTTAAACCATTCCACTGATAATTTGCTGGATCAAACCGCTGCGTTGATTGCTGACTCCCGATGTCTTGTCGCTTTTACCGGCGCCGGTATTTCGGTTGAAAGCGGCATTCCGCCGTTTCGCGGTCAGGGCGGATTGTGGAATAAAGTGGATCCGTGTTTGCTGGAAATCGGATATTTTGAAAAAAATCCACTGCAAAGTTGGCGTTTGATAAAACAGCTATTCTACCAGACTTTAAAAAAGGCCAAACCCAATGCAGCGCACCACGGTCTGGCTAGGCTGGAAAAAGCCGGATATTTAAAAACCATCATTACGCAAAACATCGACTATTTGCATCAACAGGCCGGCAGCGCCCGCGTGCTGGAGTACCACGGAACGTACAAATATTTAAAATGTTTGCAGTGCGGCTACAGAACGGAAGCAAAAGAATCCATGCTGGTTGAGCTTCCGCCATTGTGTCCCAGATGCCGGGGCGTGTTAAAGCCGGATTTTGTCTTCTTTGGCGAGGCGATTCCTCAAAAGGTAGCCATGGAAAGCGAAAAAGAAGCCCGCAAGGCAGATTTGATGCTTATTATCGGTTCCACGGGCGAAGTTTACCCCGCGGCCATGATTCCGGAGACGGCCTTTCACCACGGAAGTAAAATCGTGGAAATCAATATTGAACCGTCCAATTACACCCATTCCATTACGCACATTTTTTTGCGCGGGAGGGCGACTGAAATCGTCTCAAAAATTATCGAGCGTTTAAAGATTTAG
- a CDS encoding GGDEF domain-containing protein, whose product MHLIMLMIQKLKTLPSWFNSLSALVLLFIIAYVDLQFSFPLFFLYLIPVSVSALLAPRALGVVISIVSFALYSLININFKAVDPLTFEIAGNGILLFWVSFLALKLKEQWSLNQAHRFSDELTGGLSKSLFLQRAEEELHRSHRYKRPITLAYLDCSRLKKIREDQNFNYEKEILKNIAQIMKQNLRKTDLFTRVDEDNFLIMLPDINAGGARTALQKIQSLIRLKSIAANWPLEFNIGAITFMQPPLDMQAVLESVSSMAQNQTDSGNFLQHQQLYH is encoded by the coding sequence ATGCATTTGATCATGTTAATGATCCAAAAATTAAAAACGTTGCCCTCCTGGTTTAATAGCCTGTCGGCGCTCGTATTATTATTCATTATCGCTTATGTGGATTTACAATTTAGTTTTCCGTTGTTTTTCCTCTACCTCATCCCGGTTAGTGTGAGCGCTCTTCTGGCTCCACGCGCATTGGGCGTTGTCATAAGCATTGTTTCATTCGCGCTTTACTCATTGATCAATATTAATTTTAAAGCAGTCGATCCACTTACGTTTGAAATAGCAGGTAATGGCATTTTATTGTTTTGGGTTTCCTTTTTAGCCCTTAAGCTAAAAGAGCAGTGGTCATTAAACCAGGCGCATCGTTTTAGTGATGAATTAACGGGCGGGTTGAGCAAGTCGCTGTTTTTACAGCGGGCCGAAGAAGAACTGCATCGCAGCCACCGTTACAAACGCCCCATTACGCTGGCCTATCTCGACTGCTCCCGGCTTAAAAAAATTCGCGAAGATCAGAACTTCAACTACGAGAAAGAGATCCTCAAAAATATCGCGCAGATCATGAAACAAAATTTACGCAAAACGGATTTATTTACGCGCGTTGATGAAGACAATTTCCTGATCATGTTGCCCGATATCAACGCCGGCGGCGCGCGCACAGCCCTGCAAAAAATTCAGTCGCTCATTCGCTTAAAATCCATCGCAGCTAACTGGCCGCTGGAATTCAATATCGGCGCCATCACGTTTATGCAGCCGCCGCTGGATATGCAGGCTGTTCTCGAATCGGTCAGCTCCATGGCCCAAAACCAGACAGACAGCGGCAATTTTTTACAGCACCAGCAGTTGTACCACTAA